The Haladaptatus cibarius D43 genome window below encodes:
- a CDS encoding RNA-protein complex protein Nop10 translates to MKSDIRVCSAWKSEHDRPVYSLSATCPECGAAAINSAPAPFDPADPYGEYRRALKRRARD, encoded by the coding sequence ATGAAATCGGACATCCGGGTGTGCTCTGCGTGGAAATCAGAGCACGACCGCCCGGTGTACTCCCTTTCTGCGACCTGTCCAGAGTGCGGAGCGGCGGCAATCAACAGTGCTCCCGCCCCATTCGACCCAGCAGACCCCTACGGCGAGTACCGACGCGCTCTTAAGCGGCGCGCCCGCGACTAA
- a CDS encoding translation initiation factor IF-2 subunit alpha, whose translation MKYSGWPEPGELVVGKVDEIEDFGVFIDLEEYEDKRGLVHVSEVASGWIKNVRDHVNVGQTVVCKVFDVDEGSQQIDLSIKDVNEHQRSDKIQDWKNEQKADKWMSLAFGEEMTDEQYTQIANELYAEFGSIYDGFEQAAIHGAEALENTELSDDEIDSLVETARENVSVPYVNVTGYVDLRSPGKDGVDGIKEGLKAAEGNGDIPDEVELDVTYVGAPEYRIKVRAPNYKTAEAQLEESVARAEVAMEDVGGTANFHRDRHTDDE comes from the coding sequence ATGAAATACAGTGGCTGGCCCGAACCTGGCGAACTCGTCGTCGGAAAGGTCGATGAGATAGAGGACTTTGGGGTCTTCATAGACCTCGAAGAGTACGAGGACAAACGTGGACTCGTCCACGTCAGCGAGGTCGCCAGCGGCTGGATTAAAAACGTCCGCGACCACGTCAACGTGGGGCAAACAGTCGTCTGTAAGGTGTTCGACGTTGACGAGGGGTCACAGCAGATAGACCTCTCCATCAAGGACGTGAACGAACACCAGCGAAGCGACAAGATTCAGGACTGGAAAAACGAGCAGAAGGCCGACAAATGGATGTCCCTCGCGTTCGGCGAGGAGATGACCGACGAGCAGTACACGCAGATTGCGAACGAACTGTACGCCGAGTTCGGAAGCATCTACGACGGCTTCGAGCAGGCCGCCATCCACGGCGCAGAAGCCCTCGAAAACACCGAACTCTCGGACGACGAAATCGATTCGCTCGTCGAAACCGCTCGTGAAAACGTCTCGGTTCCATACGTCAACGTAACCGGCTACGTTGACCTTCGAAGTCCCGGCAAGGACGGCGTGGACGGTATCAAAGAAGGGCTCAAAGCCGCCGAAGGAAACGGCGACATCCCCGACGAAGTCGAACTCGACGTCACCTACGTCGGCGCGCCCGAGTACCGAATCAAGGTTCGCGCACCGAACTACAAAACCGCGGAGGCGCAACTCGAAGAGAGCGTCGCCCGCGCCGAAGTCGCCATGGAAGACGTCGGCGGAACCGCCAACTTCCACCGCGACCGACACACCGACGACGAATGA
- a CDS encoding 30S ribosomal protein S27e: MAGNFYTVQCPDCENEQTVFSKAATEVNCVVCGHRLASPTGGKAEIDGDVTETVASR; the protein is encoded by the coding sequence ATGGCAGGAAACTTTTACACCGTTCAGTGTCCGGACTGCGAGAACGAACAGACGGTCTTCAGCAAGGCCGCGACCGAAGTCAACTGCGTCGTCTGCGGTCACCGACTCGCCTCGCCGACCGGCGGCAAGGCTGAAATCGACGGCGACGTTACAGAGACAGTAGCATCCCGATGA